A genomic stretch from Poecilia reticulata strain Guanapo linkage group LG20, Guppy_female_1.0+MT, whole genome shotgun sequence includes:
- the nfx1 gene encoding transcriptional repressor NF-X1, with amino-acid sequence MAEGSSDPPDLNPDGTPHHKQQHHSSRRTRPRHNNDRNLSSHSYDPTQQYGNFHQGFKHTFGQNNSNYAQYATAPYPEGDVARRRGRGRGWREESRCLNENVRGSGYRQPKPGRNPDLFGAGNRYAASTEGPDAPNWRRENGSRDFLETQVKKPRSTNQEQRKGEENEKGDHTPIPDQRSHGSREETAKSRPQAYDQQRKSTDVKRRQGPIKPPKPPSHEDSGSKSGEQEGAEHLRASQNPACKSGKVSGPQKPFHGRGGRRTNHQSVNSGQRSSDKMPKSKETQTGCLIEQLSEEKYECMVCCEVIRVMAPVWSCHSCFHVFHLNCIKKWARSPASQADDSAEGWRCPACQNVALKHPTTYFCFCGKVTNPEWQRSEIPHSCGDMCGKKRSGTDCNHPCNILCHPGPCPSCPAFVTKSCVCGKMSQPMRCGQASVLQCGSVCGALLNCGEHSCAQVCHSGACQPCQQQVQQVCYCGVTPRTVLCGTDKDGFDGAGHFSCQKVCSKMLNCEAHRCQQVCHRGPCQPCPRSPSLVKTCPCGQTPLSKLLELGYSERRSCSDPIPSCGKTCNKPLPCGSNDTIHLCQNLCHEGSCGPCTLTSTIRCRCGAKTKEVPCENIQKEDELVFTCERRCNKKRSCGRHKCGELCCVNADHRCPMICGYKLNCGLHRCQEPCHKGNCEPCWQSSFDELTCHCGASVLYPPISCGTKPPECKNLCLRRHECDHPVFHNCHSEDKCPPCTYLTLKWCMGKHEQRSNIPCHLQDISCGLTCNKMLPCEMHRCKRLCHRADCLPEGGCQQPCMLPRPDCGHPCAAPCHRGSSCPRTTCTAKVALQCDCGRRKESVACTEAANSYQRYAAIAMASKLSDMQLGDSMDIGPLLTKKEVKQTRLECDQECATLERNRRLAEALQIDSSSDPFNVRSSSVYSDSLKEDARKDPKFLAEVEEEIKNLVELANKGKQPKRSHCFPPMNREHRKIIHELAEVYAVESVSYDSEPKRNVVITAHKGKSACPSSTLTALIERETAARAPPPIAHIKQHSSKAAGGSWSKMVKEEPVIDYFDVQD; translated from the exons ATGGCTGAAGGCTCTTCAG ACCCACCTGACCTCAATCCAGATGGGACGCCACATCACAAGCAGCAGCACCACAGCTCCAGAAGAACCCGACCCAGACACAACAACGACAGAAACCTCAGCAGTCACAGCTATGATCCAACTCAGCAATATGGAAACTTTCATCAAGGTTTCAAACACACATTCGgccaaaataattcaaattacgCTCAGTATGCCACTGCTCCCTATCCAGAAGGGGATGTAGCCAGGagaagaggcagaggaagaggatggagAGAAGAAAGcagatgtttaaatgaaaatgtcagaggTTCTGGTTACCGGCAGCCAAAACCTGGTAGGAATCCAGATCTTTTTGGTGCCGGCAACAGATACGCCGCTTCCACAGAAGGACCTGATGCGCCGAACTGGAGAAGAGAAAACGGGAGCAGAGATTTTCTGGAAACTCAAGTTAAAAAACCAAGAAGCACCAACCAGGAGCAGAGAAAGggagaagaaaatgagaaaggTGATCATACTCCCATACCAGATCAAAGATCTCACGGTTCCAGAGAGGAGACCGCCAAGAGCAGACCTCAAGCGTACGATCAACAGAGGAAAAGCACCGACGTAAAGCGACGTCAGGGACCGATCAAGCCACCAAAACCTCCGTCTCATGAGGACTCGGGCTCAAAGAGCGGGGAGCAGGAAGGAGCTGAACATCTCCGAGCGTCTCAGAATCCCGCCTGTAAATCTGGAAAAGTCTCAGGGCCGCAGAAACCTTTTCATGGAAGAGGCGGGAGAAGGACGAACCATCAGAGCGTCAACTCGGGTCAGAGGAGCTCGgacaaaatgccaaaaagcAAAGAGACGCAAACAG GGTGCCTGATCGAGCAGCTGTCCGAGGAGAAGTACGAGTGCATGGTGTGCTGCGAAGTCATCCGGGTCATGGCCCCGGTGTGGAGCTGCCACAGCTGCTTCCACGTCTTCCATCTGAACTGCATCAAGAAGTGGGCCCGGTCCCCGGCCTCGCAGGCGGACG ATTCTGCTGAAGGGTGGCGCTGCCCCGCCTGCCAGAACGTGGCGCTGAAACACCCCACCACCTACTTCTGCTTCTGTG GCAAAGTGACGAACCCCGAGTGGCAGCGCAGTGAGATTCCCCACAGCTGCGGTGACATGTGTGGGAAGAAACGGAGCGGAACGGACTGCAACCACCCCTGTAACAT CTTGTGCCACCCTGGACCTTGTCCTTCATGTCCTGCCTTTGTCACAAAGTCCTGCGTCTGTGGGAAGATGAg tCAGCCAATGCGCTGCGGCCAGGCCTCAGTCCTGCAGTGTGGCTCAGTCTGTGGGGCTTTGCTCAACTGTGGTGAACACTCCTGCGCTCAGGTGTGCCACAGCGGGGCGTGTCAGCCCTGCCAGCAGCAGGTTCAGCAGG TTTGTTACTGTGGGGTGACGCCTCGTACCGTCCTGTGCGGCACAGATAAAGACGGATTTGATGGCGCGGGACATTTCTCCTGTCAAAAGGTTTGCTCCAA GATGTTGAATTGTGAAGCTCACCGGTGCCAGCAGGTGTGCCACCGCGGGCCGTGCCAGCCGTGCCCGCGCTCCCCCAGCCTGGTTAAGACGTGTCCCTGCGGTCAAACGCCGCTTTCCAAACTCCTGGAGCTGGGCTACTCTGAGCGGCGCAGCTGCTCCGATCCCATCCCGTCCTGCGGAAAGACGTGCAACAAACCTCTGCCTTGTGGTTCCAACG acaccaTCCATTTGTGTCAGAATCTGTGCCATGAGGGGAGCTGTGGGCCGTGCACTTTGACCTCCACCATCAGGTGCCGCTGTGGCGCCAAGACCAAG GAGGTTCcatgtgaaaatattcaaaaagaaG ACGAGCTCGTCTTCACGTGTGAGAGACGATGCAACAAGAAGCGCTCCTGTGGTCGGCACAAGTGTGGAGAGCTTTGCTGTGTG AACGCAGATCACAGATGCCCCATGATCTGCGGCTACAAGCTGAACTGCGGCCTCCACCGCTGCCAGGAGCCGTGCCACAAAGGGAACTGCGAGCCCTGCTGGCAGTCAA GTTTTGATGAGCTGACGTGTCACTGTGGCGCTTCTGTGTTGTACCCTCCAATTTCCTGTGGCACAAAACCGCCCGAGTGCAAAAATCTGTGCTTGAGAAGACACGAGTGTGACCATCCAG TGTTTCACAACTGCCACAGCGAGGACAAATGCCCGCCTTGCACATACCTCACTCTGAAATGGTGCATGGGAAAGCATGAG CAACGCAGCAACATCCCGTGTCACCTGCAAGACATTTCCTGTGGTCTGACGTGTAATAAGATGCTGCCTTGTGAAATGCACCGCTGCAAACGCCTCTGCCACCGCGCAGACTGCCTGCCAGAGGGCGGCTGCCAGCAGCCGTGCATGCTGCCCCGGCCGGACTGCGGTCACCCATGCGCGGCTCCGTGTCACAGAGGCAGCAGCTGCCCACGCACTACCTGCACTGCCAAG GTAGCGCTCCAGTGCGACTGTGGTCGGAGGAAGGAAAGTGTTGCCTGCACAGAAGCTGCTAATTCCTATCAAAG ATACGCAGCCATCGCGATGGCCAGCAAACTCTCTGACATGCAGCTCGGCGACTCCATGGACATCGGCCCGCTCCTCACCAAGAAGGAGGTGAAACAGACCag ACTCGAGTGCGATCAAGAATGCGCCACTTTGGAGAGAAACCGGCGTCTGGCTGAGGCGCTGCAGATCGACTCCTCCTCCGACCCCTTCAACGTTCGCTCCTCCTCCGTTTACAGCGACAGCCTCAAGGAGGACGCCAG GAAGGACCCGAAGTTCCTCGCTGAGGTAGAGGAAGAGATCAAGAATCTTGTTGAGCTCGCCAATAAG GGAAAGCAGCCGAAGAGGAGCCACTGCTTCCCGCCGATGAACAGGGAGCACCGGAAGATCATCCACGAGCTGGCCGAGGTCTACGCCGTCGAAAGCGTGAGCTACGACAGCGAGCCCAAACGGAATGTCGTCATCACCGCCCACAA AGGGAAGTCGGCCTGTCCGAGCTCGACCCTGACGGCGCTGATAGAGAGGGAGACGGCGGCGCGGGCGCCTCCCCCCATCGCTCATATCAAGCAGCACAGCAGCAA GGCTGCGGGTGGAAGCTGGTCAAAGATGGTGAAAGAGGAGCCTGTGATAGATTATTTTGATGTTCAGGACTGA